One stretch of Amycolatopsis sp. NBC_00345 DNA includes these proteins:
- a CDS encoding MCE family protein codes for MKRVKQRLAGVLAGVLVLAGCSDGGFSGLYSTPLPGGPDLGDHPYHVTALFTDVLDLVPQSSVKVNDVAVGRVDRITLTPDTKAALVAMTVNGDISLPANAHAELRQSSLLGEKFVELSEPSAEKPAGHLADGAQIPLGRTNRNPEIEEVLGALSLLLNGGGVDQIQNISHELNDALAGNEPQMRALLSRVDDLATQLDGHKAEILRAIDGLGKLSHTLTGQTQNLTTALDNLAPGLKILADQRDQLVGMLNALNKLSGVAVDTVNRSRDQLVANLKALEPTLQKLGEAGKNLPTALQILLTYPFPDYAGNTIKGDYANVDATIDLDLDKLVQNFTNSSQPPIQLPSLGLGTGTGTGPDSSSPLPLPTTAPTGKNQGGVLGGLLGTLLGGGAG; via the coding sequence GTGAAGCGCGTGAAGCAGCGGCTGGCCGGCGTGCTCGCGGGGGTGCTCGTGCTCGCCGGCTGCAGCGACGGCGGCTTCTCCGGGCTGTACTCCACGCCGCTGCCGGGCGGGCCCGACCTCGGCGACCACCCGTACCACGTCACGGCGCTGTTCACCGACGTGCTCGACCTGGTGCCGCAGTCGAGCGTGAAGGTCAACGACGTCGCCGTCGGCCGCGTCGACCGCATCACGCTCACGCCGGACACGAAGGCCGCGCTCGTCGCGATGACTGTGAACGGCGACATTTCGTTGCCCGCCAACGCACACGCGGAGCTACGGCAATCGAGCCTGCTGGGCGAGAAGTTCGTGGAGCTGAGCGAGCCGAGCGCGGAGAAGCCGGCCGGGCACCTCGCCGACGGCGCGCAGATCCCGCTCGGGCGCACCAACCGCAACCCCGAGATCGAGGAGGTACTGGGCGCGCTTTCGCTGCTGCTCAACGGCGGCGGCGTCGACCAGATCCAGAACATCAGCCACGAGCTGAACGACGCGCTGGCGGGCAACGAGCCGCAGATGCGCGCGCTGCTGTCCCGGGTGGACGATCTCGCGACCCAGCTCGACGGGCACAAGGCCGAGATCCTGCGCGCGATCGACGGGCTCGGCAAGCTGTCGCACACCCTCACCGGGCAGACGCAGAACCTCACCACGGCGCTGGACAACCTGGCGCCAGGGCTGAAGATCCTGGCCGATCAGCGCGACCAGCTGGTGGGCATGCTGAACGCGTTGAACAAGCTGTCCGGCGTCGCGGTGGACACCGTGAACCGCAGCCGCGACCAGCTCGTCGCGAACCTCAAGGCGCTGGAGCCGACGCTGCAGAAGCTCGGCGAGGCGGGCAAGAACCTGCCGACGGCGTTGCAGATCCTGCTCACCTACCCGTTCCCGGACTACGCGGGCAACACGATCAAGGGCGACTACGCGAACGTCGACGCGACCATCGACCTCGACCTGGACAAGCTGGTGCAGAACTTCACCAACTCGTCGCAGCCGCCGATCCAGCTGCCGTCGCTCGGCCTCGGCACGGGCACCGGGACCGGCCCGGACTCATCGTCGCCGCTGCCGTTGCCGACCACCGCGCCGACCGGCAAGAACCAGGGCGGCGTCCTCGGCGGCCTGCTGGGCACGCTGCTCGGGGGTGGGGCCGGATGA
- a CDS encoding MCE family protein, with the protein MTSRKTRIQLIVFVVIALVSVAYAGGHYAGLDRFFGSRGYQVTVQLADSGGVFVNSEVAYRGVTVGRVSSMTLTGHGVDVHLDLDSGGPDIPAGLHAQVADRSAVGEQFVDLLPDHDAGPYLHDGSVITQDRTSLPASPDSVLTHLDNLVASVHPDSLKTVVDETYDAFAGTGPQLQKLLDSTSSLTATAAQYIPQTQGLLANSRTVFATQERQAANITSFAGGLKTITAQLKASDPDLRKVIDEAPQLSRQISDVLATSGTDLGVLFANTLTTAQITSARTDAIEELLVAYPVIGAFSPTTSPDGTGHLGVVFNFFDPASCTKGYQGTKERPANDTSEAPVNMNAYCAEPPGSPTGVRGSQNAPYAGKPPAIPAAPQASAQTPAPDANQLPGLLSLLGKPAQGGLGALLGGS; encoded by the coding sequence ATGACCAGCCGGAAGACGCGGATCCAGCTCATCGTTTTTGTCGTGATCGCACTGGTTTCGGTGGCGTACGCGGGCGGGCACTACGCGGGCCTCGACCGGTTCTTCGGCTCGCGGGGCTACCAGGTGACCGTGCAGCTCGCCGACTCCGGCGGGGTCTTCGTCAACTCCGAGGTCGCCTACCGCGGGGTGACGGTGGGCCGGGTGTCGTCGATGACGCTGACCGGCCACGGCGTCGACGTGCACCTCGACCTCGACTCGGGCGGCCCGGACATCCCCGCCGGCCTGCACGCGCAGGTGGCGGACCGGTCGGCGGTGGGGGAGCAGTTCGTGGACCTGCTGCCGGACCACGACGCGGGCCCGTACCTGCACGACGGCTCGGTGATCACGCAGGACCGGACGTCGCTGCCCGCGTCGCCGGACTCCGTGCTGACCCACCTCGACAACCTGGTCGCCAGCGTGCACCCGGACTCGCTGAAGACGGTCGTGGACGAGACCTACGACGCGTTCGCGGGCACCGGGCCGCAGCTGCAGAAGCTGTTGGACAGCACGAGTTCGCTGACCGCGACGGCGGCCCAGTACATCCCGCAGACCCAGGGGCTGCTGGCGAACTCGCGGACGGTGTTCGCCACGCAGGAGCGGCAGGCGGCGAACATCACCTCGTTCGCGGGCGGGCTGAAGACGATCACGGCGCAGCTCAAGGCGTCGGACCCGGACCTGCGCAAGGTGATCGACGAGGCGCCGCAGCTGAGCCGGCAGATCAGCGACGTGCTCGCCACGTCGGGCACCGACCTCGGCGTGCTGTTCGCGAACACGCTGACCACCGCGCAGATCACCTCGGCCCGCACGGACGCGATCGAGGAGCTGCTCGTGGCGTACCCGGTGATCGGCGCGTTCTCGCCGACGACCTCGCCGGATGGCACCGGCCACCTCGGCGTGGTGTTCAACTTCTTCGACCCGGCTTCGTGCACGAAGGGCTACCAGGGCACGAAGGAGCGCCCTGCCAACGACACCAGCGAAGCGCCGGTGAACATGAACGCCTACTGCGCCGAGCCGCCGGGCAGCCCGACCGGCGTACGCGGCTCGCAGAACGCGCCGTACGCGGGCAAGCCGCCCGCCATCCCCGCGGCGCCCCAGGCGTCGGCGCAGACCCCGGCCCCGGACGCGAACCAGCTGCCCGGCCTGCTGAGCCTGCTGGGCAAGCCGGCGCAGGGCGGCCTCGGGGCGCTGCTGGGCGGCTCCTGA
- a CDS encoding serine hydrolase — translation MLKQFGQTKVLVGIAVLIVVGGLLAAIALNSGESGSDRWHAGCSSAPAEAADKHASAIADARKALLSNGNDPRLELEVVDLDTCAVTVSWKADQAQPTASVVKLLIALDLMDSSGVPSGSEGADLRRMLAASDDHVASRLWQQQGGPAIVRRQAKKLGLAHTSPPADTGQWGSTQMSPSDVITVYRHITAGLPEEQHDFVTEAMESAPRNAADGFDQHFGIPRAFPGVDWAVKQGWGSSEGRRVLNTTGLVRTGSRTFAVAVMASWDDDIDWTTATTALTTATGALKGSLAARGTLRL, via the coding sequence TTGCTGAAGCAGTTCGGACAGACGAAGGTGCTCGTGGGGATCGCCGTGCTCATCGTGGTGGGCGGCCTGCTGGCCGCGATCGCCCTGAACAGCGGCGAATCCGGCAGCGATCGCTGGCACGCCGGGTGCAGCTCGGCTCCGGCCGAGGCGGCGGACAAGCACGCGAGTGCCATCGCCGATGCCAGGAAAGCGTTGCTGAGCAACGGGAACGACCCCCGCCTCGAGCTCGAGGTCGTCGATCTGGACACGTGCGCGGTAACGGTGAGCTGGAAGGCCGATCAGGCGCAGCCCACCGCGTCCGTGGTGAAGCTGCTCATCGCGCTCGACCTGATGGACAGCTCCGGGGTGCCCTCGGGCAGTGAAGGGGCGGACCTCCGCCGCATGCTCGCGGCCAGCGACGATCACGTCGCCAGCCGCCTGTGGCAACAGCAAGGCGGGCCGGCGATCGTCCGGCGGCAGGCCAAGAAGCTGGGGCTCGCGCACACCTCGCCGCCGGCCGACACCGGCCAATGGGGCTCCACCCAGATGTCGCCCAGCGACGTCATCACGGTCTACCGGCACATCACCGCGGGACTGCCCGAGGAGCAACACGACTTCGTCACCGAGGCGATGGAAAGCGCCCCGCGTAACGCCGCCGACGGTTTCGACCAGCACTTCGGGATCCCGCGCGCGTTCCCCGGCGTGGACTGGGCGGTGAAGCAGGGCTGGGGCAGCTCCGAGGGCCGGCGGGTGCTCAACACCACGGGCCTGGTCCGGACCGGGTCCCGGACCTTCGCCGTCGCGGTGATGGCCTCCTGGGACGACGACATCGACTGGACCACCGCGACCACGGCGCTCACCACCGCCACCGGCGCGTTGAAGGGCTCACTTGCCGCCCGCGGCACCCTTCGGCTCTGA
- a CDS encoding helix-turn-helix domain-containing GNAT family N-acetyltransferase, producing the protein MPIALPQAQILPTADATTYADWFACLAEPVRVRLLHAVATSPQGITVGALTEILGTSQSTTSHHVRKLADVGFVRLRKVGTATVVTVNEACCAGLPHAADAVMGLLAPRPCCPDDVPEDVTVRALATDDWATVRRIYSEGIATGVATFETTVPTRASLDAKWLPGHRWVAERDGEVVGWTASSRVSTRDCYAGVAETSVYVAEDQRGRGVGNALLRKQVMAADDAGLWTLQTSVFTENRASLALHHAAGYRTVGIRERIAQRDGSWHDTVFLERRSPVS; encoded by the coding sequence ATGCCGATCGCGTTGCCCCAGGCCCAGATCCTGCCCACCGCGGACGCCACGACGTACGCGGACTGGTTCGCCTGCCTCGCCGAGCCGGTCCGGGTCCGGCTGCTGCACGCCGTCGCGACCAGCCCCCAGGGCATCACCGTCGGCGCGCTGACCGAGATCCTCGGCACGAGCCAGTCCACCACCTCCCACCACGTGCGCAAGCTCGCCGACGTCGGGTTCGTGCGCCTGCGGAAGGTCGGCACCGCCACCGTCGTCACCGTCAACGAGGCCTGCTGCGCTGGGCTGCCGCACGCCGCCGACGCCGTGATGGGCCTGCTCGCCCCGCGTCCCTGCTGCCCGGACGACGTGCCCGAAGACGTCACCGTCCGGGCGTTGGCGACGGACGACTGGGCCACGGTGCGGCGCATCTACAGCGAGGGCATCGCCACCGGCGTCGCGACGTTCGAAACCACTGTCCCGACCAGGGCGAGTCTGGACGCGAAATGGCTCCCCGGGCACCGCTGGGTCGCCGAACGCGACGGCGAAGTGGTCGGCTGGACCGCGTCCAGCCGTGTGTCCACACGCGACTGTTACGCCGGCGTCGCCGAAACCTCCGTCTACGTCGCCGAAGACCAGCGTGGCCGCGGCGTCGGGAATGCCTTGCTGCGCAAGCAGGTCATGGCCGCCGACGACGCCGGCCTGTGGACCCTGCAGACGTCGGTCTTCACCGAGAACCGCGCCAGCCTCGCCCTGCACCACGCCGCCGGCTACCGCACCGTCGGCATCCGCGAACGCATCGCCCAACGCGACGGCAGCTGGCACGACACCGTCTTCCTCGAACGCCGCAGCCCCGTCAGCTGA
- a CDS encoding MCE family protein, with protein MTLQTRNGRNLVTWLAFGCVAALLLTAGLWLVLRDTGGTKLSAYFGKTVGLYSGSSVRVLGVPVGQVTDVTPAGDAVRVDMRVDGDVPIPAAVGAVVVAPSLVSDRYVQLTPSYDSGPTLASGTVLARDKTATPVELDDLYASLDKLSTALGPDGANKNGALSDVLDTAAANLKGNGANLNSTVGRLADLAGTLNDSKDDLFSTVQNLDSFTSALAQSDSQLNEFYQRVADVSGFLADDSSEVGKALSSLASSLGDVQQFVADNKSGLESNVGKLASLTKVLVDQRAALAEVLDIAPTGATNFINSYDAASGTIAVRDNLNEITNPPILTVCRLISAGTPKQVPDALGNICKQLAPVLDGALKLPTVPQVLNSLQNGQLPPLPLPLTDVLTQLSGGGK; from the coding sequence ATGACGCTGCAGACCCGTAACGGCCGTAATCTGGTGACCTGGCTGGCTTTCGGCTGTGTGGCAGCACTTCTGCTCACCGCCGGGCTGTGGCTGGTGCTGCGGGACACCGGCGGCACGAAGCTTTCGGCGTACTTCGGCAAGACCGTCGGGCTGTACTCCGGATCGTCGGTGCGTGTGCTGGGCGTCCCGGTCGGCCAGGTCACCGACGTGACACCGGCGGGCGACGCGGTCCGGGTCGACATGCGGGTGGACGGCGACGTGCCGATCCCCGCGGCCGTCGGCGCCGTGGTGGTCGCGCCCAGCCTGGTCAGCGACCGTTACGTGCAGCTGACCCCGTCGTACGACAGCGGCCCGACGCTGGCGAGCGGGACCGTGCTGGCGAGGGACAAGACCGCGACGCCGGTCGAGCTGGACGACCTGTACGCGAGCCTGGACAAGCTGTCCACCGCGCTCGGCCCGGACGGGGCGAACAAGAACGGCGCCCTGTCCGACGTGCTGGACACGGCGGCCGCGAACCTCAAGGGCAACGGCGCGAACCTCAACTCGACCGTCGGACGGCTGGCCGACCTGGCCGGCACGCTGAACGACTCGAAGGACGACCTGTTCTCCACCGTGCAGAACCTGGACTCGTTCACCTCGGCGCTCGCGCAGAGCGACAGCCAGCTCAACGAGTTCTACCAGCGCGTGGCCGACGTGAGCGGGTTCCTCGCCGACGATTCCAGCGAGGTCGGGAAGGCGCTGTCCTCCTTGGCTTCCTCGCTCGGTGACGTGCAGCAGTTCGTGGCCGACAACAAGTCCGGCCTGGAGTCCAATGTGGGCAAACTGGCGTCGCTGACCAAGGTGCTGGTGGACCAGCGGGCCGCGCTCGCCGAGGTGCTCGACATCGCGCCCACCGGCGCGACGAACTTCATCAACTCCTACGACGCGGCCTCGGGCACCATCGCGGTGCGCGACAACCTCAACGAGATCACCAACCCGCCGATCCTCACCGTCTGCCGGCTGATCAGCGCGGGCACGCCGAAACAGGTGCCGGACGCGCTCGGCAACATCTGCAAGCAGCTCGCGCCGGTGCTCGACGGCGCGCTGAAGCTGCCGACCGTGCCGCAGGTGCTGAACTCGCTGCAGAACGGGCAGCTGCCGCCGTTGCCCCTGCCGCTGACCGACGTGCTGACGCAGCTTTCCGGCGGTGGCAAGTGA
- the arsB gene encoding ACR3 family arsenite efflux transporter, with protein sequence MTRTDAEVLRELSFLDRFLPVWIIVAMAAGLLLGSVVPGLQTGLDAVKIGQVSLPIALGLLLMMYPVLAKVRYDKLGTVTRDKRTMVLSLVLNWILGPALMFALAWLLLPDLPEYRTGLIIVGLARCIAMVIIWNDLARGDREAAAVLVALNSVFQVVMFGVLGWFYLDLLPGWLGLDTASVSFSPWEIALSVVIFLGIPLAAGYLSRRIGERVKGRQWYESKYLPKVGPVALYGLLFTIVMLFALQGDTITSRPLDVARIALPLLAYFAIMWGGGYLLGRASGLSYPRSTTLAFTAAGNNFELAIAVAIGVFGVTSGQALAGVVGPLIEVPVLVGLVYVSLWLRKHWVDKTPG encoded by the coding sequence GTGACCCGGACCGATGCCGAGGTGCTGCGCGAACTCTCGTTCCTGGACCGGTTCCTGCCGGTGTGGATCATCGTCGCGATGGCGGCCGGGCTGCTGCTGGGCAGTGTCGTGCCCGGGCTGCAGACCGGGCTGGACGCGGTGAAGATCGGCCAGGTGTCCCTGCCGATCGCACTGGGGCTGCTGCTGATGATGTACCCGGTGCTGGCGAAGGTCCGCTACGACAAGCTCGGCACCGTCACCCGCGACAAGCGCACCATGGTGCTCTCGCTCGTGCTGAACTGGATCCTCGGCCCGGCGCTGATGTTCGCGCTCGCGTGGCTGCTGCTGCCGGACCTGCCCGAGTACCGGACCGGGCTGATCATCGTCGGGCTGGCGCGCTGCATCGCGATGGTGATCATCTGGAACGACCTCGCCCGCGGTGACCGCGAAGCCGCCGCCGTGCTGGTCGCGCTGAACTCGGTGTTCCAGGTGGTCATGTTCGGCGTGCTCGGCTGGTTCTATCTCGACCTGCTGCCCGGGTGGCTCGGCCTCGACACCGCCAGCGTCAGCTTCTCGCCCTGGGAGATCGCGCTGTCGGTGGTGATCTTCCTCGGGATCCCGCTCGCGGCCGGTTACCTGTCGCGCCGGATCGGGGAACGTGTCAAGGGACGGCAGTGGTACGAAAGCAAGTACCTGCCCAAAGTAGGGCCGGTCGCGTTGTACGGGCTGCTGTTCACCATCGTCATGCTCTTCGCACTGCAGGGCGACACCATCACTTCCCGGCCGCTGGACGTGGCCCGGATCGCGCTGCCGCTGCTGGCGTACTTCGCGATCATGTGGGGCGGCGGCTACCTGCTGGGCCGGGCTTCGGGGTTGTCCTACCCGCGGTCCACGACGTTGGCGTTCACCGCCGCGGGCAACAACTTCGAGCTCGCGATCGCCGTCGCGATCGGCGTGTTCGGGGTGACGTCGGGCCAGGCACTGGCCGGGGTGGTCGGCCCGCTGATCGAGGTCCCGGTGCTCGTCGGGCTCGTCTACGTGAGCCTGTGGCTGCGCAAGCACTGGGTCGACAAAACACCGGGATGA
- a CDS encoding ArsR/SmtB family transcription factor, with translation MTTAHGHTRREPIAVTLLLAEPAAVVAGDAAESAAKLFKALSDPVRIRLVSLIRCSPGGEACFCDLAEDFAMPQPTLSHHLRVLVTAGILTRERRGTWSWYRLVPESLGELETLLRAGGPLADRPAPLTGADRDRDSRR, from the coding sequence ATGACGACCGCGCACGGCCACACCCGCCGGGAGCCGATCGCGGTGACGCTGCTGCTCGCCGAACCCGCCGCGGTCGTCGCGGGGGATGCGGCCGAGTCGGCGGCGAAGCTGTTCAAGGCCCTGTCCGACCCGGTCCGGATCCGGCTCGTGTCGCTGATCCGCTGCTCGCCCGGTGGCGAGGCCTGCTTCTGCGACCTCGCCGAGGACTTCGCCATGCCCCAGCCCACGCTCAGCCACCACCTGCGGGTGCTCGTCACCGCCGGCATCCTCACCCGCGAGCGCCGCGGCACCTGGAGCTGGTACCGCCTCGTCCCCGAATCCCTCGGCGAACTCGAAACGCTGCTCCGCGCCGGCGGCCCGCTCGCCGACCGGCCCGCCCCGCTGACCGGCGCCGACCGCGACCGCGACAGCCGCCGCTGA
- a CDS encoding FAD-dependent oxidoreductase, with protein sequence MSELPVVVVGAGPVGLAAAAHLLERGLEPLVLERGDRAGAAVAQWNHVRLFSSWSELIDPAAGRLLDPTGWTRPDGAGYPTGREWAESYLRPLAVALGARVRFGAEVVGVARRGRDRVVDSGRDDEPFSVHIRTADGAEERVLARAVIDASGTWTTPNPLGGEGLPAIGERGATERISYRVPDLADAATRARYAGKHVVVAGSGHSALTALVALSGLAGTRISWVLRRGGVGNTFGGGDADQLPARGALGLRAKAAVEAGLITVVTGFRAEAVERDGDGRLTLLSSAGQRLDGVDDVVVLTGFRPELGWLSEIRLELDPTLQAPVRLAPLVDPNVHSCGTVYPHGAKELAHPEQNFFLAGMKSYGRAPTFLAQTGYEQVRSIAAALAGDHEAAARVELAMAETGVCGGSGLFDEPGPEAGGCCGGEPGRLAESFPVRTAPMILASEPKGAAGGK encoded by the coding sequence ATGAGCGAGCTGCCTGTGGTGGTGGTCGGCGCGGGCCCGGTGGGTCTCGCCGCGGCTGCGCACCTGCTGGAGCGTGGTCTGGAACCGCTGGTGCTGGAACGCGGTGACCGGGCGGGGGCCGCGGTGGCGCAGTGGAATCACGTGCGGCTGTTCTCTTCCTGGTCGGAGCTGATCGACCCGGCGGCCGGGCGGCTGCTCGACCCGACGGGCTGGACCCGGCCCGACGGTGCCGGCTATCCGACTGGACGGGAGTGGGCGGAGTCGTACCTGCGGCCGCTCGCGGTGGCGCTGGGCGCGCGGGTCCGGTTCGGCGCCGAGGTGGTCGGGGTCGCGCGGCGTGGCCGGGACAGGGTGGTCGACAGCGGCCGCGACGACGAGCCGTTCTCGGTGCACATCCGGACCGCCGACGGTGCCGAGGAGCGGGTCCTGGCCCGGGCGGTGATCGACGCGTCCGGTACCTGGACCACGCCGAATCCGCTCGGTGGCGAGGGCCTGCCTGCGATCGGCGAACGTGGTGCCACGGAACGGATTTCGTATCGCGTACCGGATCTGGCCGACGCCGCGACCCGGGCCCGGTATGCGGGCAAGCACGTGGTCGTCGCGGGGAGTGGGCATTCGGCGTTGACCGCGCTGGTCGCGTTGTCCGGCCTGGCGGGGACGCGGATCAGCTGGGTGTTGCGCCGTGGCGGCGTCGGAAACACCTTTGGTGGCGGCGATGCCGACCAGTTGCCGGCCCGGGGTGCGCTGGGGTTGCGCGCGAAGGCGGCGGTGGAGGCCGGGCTGATCACCGTGGTGACCGGGTTCCGTGCCGAAGCCGTTGAGCGTGACGGCGACGGCCGGCTGACGCTGCTCTCCTCGGCCGGGCAGCGGCTGGACGGCGTCGACGACGTGGTTGTCCTGACCGGGTTCCGTCCCGAACTCGGGTGGCTTTCGGAGATCCGTCTCGAGCTGGACCCGACGTTGCAGGCGCCGGTGCGGCTGGCGCCGCTGGTCGACCCGAACGTCCACTCCTGCGGCACCGTCTACCCGCACGGCGCGAAGGAACTCGCCCACCCGGAGCAGAACTTCTTCCTGGCCGGGATGAAGAGCTACGGCCGGGCGCCGACCTTCCTCGCGCAGACCGGCTACGAGCAGGTCCGCAGCATCGCCGCCGCGCTGGCCGGGGACCACGAGGCCGCCGCCCGCGTCGAGCTGGCCATGGCCGAGACCGGGGTGTGCGGCGGCTCCGGCCTGTTCGATGAGCCAGGCCCGGAGGCCGGTGGGTGCTGCGGTGGTGAACCGGGCCGCCTGGCCGAGTCGTTCCCGGTCAGGACGGCACCGATGATCCTCGCGTCAGAGCCGAAGGGTGCCGCGGGCGGCAAGTGA
- a CDS encoding arsenate reductase ArsC: MTRTPEVLFVCVHNAGRSQLAAALLQHHALGRVAVRSAGSEPADQVNPAAAQALAEWGLDITAEVPSKLATGDIEAADVVITMGCGDACPVFPGKRYLDWPLDDPAGQGVEAVRPIRDEIDRRVRGLLAELLDPAASR, from the coding sequence GTGACCCGCACTCCGGAGGTGCTGTTCGTGTGCGTGCACAACGCCGGCCGTTCGCAGCTGGCCGCCGCGTTGCTGCAGCACCACGCCCTCGGCCGCGTCGCCGTGCGCTCCGCCGGCTCCGAGCCCGCGGACCAGGTCAACCCGGCGGCCGCGCAGGCGCTCGCCGAATGGGGCCTGGACATCACCGCTGAGGTCCCCAGCAAGCTCGCCACCGGCGACATCGAGGCCGCCGACGTCGTGATCACCATGGGCTGCGGCGACGCCTGCCCGGTCTTCCCCGGCAAGCGGTACCTGGACTGGCCGTTGGACGACCCCGCCGGGCAGGGCGTCGAGGCCGTGCGCCCGATCCGCGATGAGATCGACCGCCGGGTCCGGGGCCTGCTCGCCGAACTGCTCGACCCCGCCGCGTCCCGATGA
- a CDS encoding condensation domain-containing protein, with protein sequence MRQFPLEELETSPGSVVQWRPRIRPDAVSGRSGERASFNQAKHYSSIRGSRLAGDPLASWLAVTFEVEGEPDLAALEAAVLLLVRRHEVLRCEFERLAGDLSCAVHGADDIELSRVERGFFASSTELLGFLGDEFRRGIDTLAWPLCMAGAVVRPGAPATVYLAFDHIVSDGMSMLYVIDEVQRAYRAYSRGEEPDLAEAGGYVDFARDQRDRYLEIGADDHRLAHWRRFAENNGGVFPRFSPDLGVEPGRTYPVLSEAGQLLDAEETAAFEAACRAEGGRLFMGLLATVGTTLREEGGREVYRGLMPVSERDRTGRQSAIGWFVNTLPIEFPVSAGLDFGGLVRGVRDAFEEMMRHAEVPFVRVWELLAPEHFDRHSWPYPVNFFSYIDTRKFPGAESHPGWKPALHVWASRSNGANSWFVRDAAGLHFNSLYASTPRARAVMAGIHETLRRTLREMAAAGLVSAR encoded by the coding sequence ATGCGGCAATTCCCCCTCGAAGAACTGGAGACTTCCCCGGGTTCGGTCGTCCAATGGCGGCCGCGGATTCGTCCGGACGCCGTTTCCGGCCGTTCGGGAGAACGGGCTTCGTTCAACCAGGCCAAGCACTATTCGAGCATTCGGGGATCGCGGCTGGCCGGCGACCCGCTGGCGTCCTGGCTGGCCGTGACCTTCGAGGTCGAAGGCGAGCCGGACCTCGCCGCGCTCGAGGCCGCGGTGCTGCTGCTGGTGCGGCGGCACGAGGTGCTGCGCTGCGAGTTCGAGCGGCTCGCCGGGGACCTCTCCTGCGCGGTCCACGGGGCCGACGACATCGAGCTTTCCCGGGTGGAGCGGGGGTTCTTCGCCTCGAGCACGGAGCTGCTGGGGTTCCTCGGGGACGAGTTCCGCCGGGGCATCGACACCCTGGCGTGGCCGCTGTGCATGGCGGGCGCCGTGGTGCGGCCGGGCGCCCCGGCCACGGTGTACCTGGCGTTCGACCACATCGTCTCGGACGGGATGTCGATGCTCTACGTCATCGACGAGGTCCAGCGCGCCTATCGCGCGTACTCCCGCGGCGAAGAACCCGATTTGGCCGAAGCCGGCGGTTATGTGGACTTCGCCCGGGATCAGCGTGACCGTTACCTGGAAATCGGTGCCGACGACCACCGGCTGGCGCATTGGCGGCGGTTCGCCGAGAACAACGGCGGGGTCTTCCCGCGATTCTCACCGGACCTCGGCGTCGAGCCGGGGCGCACCTATCCGGTGCTCAGCGAGGCGGGGCAGCTGCTCGACGCCGAGGAGACCGCCGCGTTCGAAGCCGCCTGCCGGGCCGAGGGCGGCCGGCTGTTCATGGGCCTGCTCGCGACCGTGGGCACAACGCTGCGCGAGGAGGGCGGCCGGGAGGTCTACCGCGGGCTGATGCCGGTGAGCGAGCGGGACCGGACGGGGCGGCAGAGCGCGATCGGCTGGTTCGTCAACACCCTGCCGATAGAGTTCCCGGTGTCCGCGGGCCTCGATTTCGGCGGGCTGGTCCGCGGCGTCCGCGATGCCTTCGAGGAGATGATGCGGCACGCCGAGGTGCCGTTCGTGCGGGTGTGGGAGCTGCTCGCGCCGGAGCATTTCGACCGGCATTCCTGGCCGTACCCGGTCAATTTCTTCTCCTACATCGACACCCGCAAATTCCCCGGCGCCGAGTCCCACCCGGGCTGGAAGCCGGCTTTGCACGTGTGGGCCTCGCGGTCCAACGGCGCGAATTCCTGGTTCGTGCGCGACGCGGCGGGCCTGCATTTCAACTCGCTCTACGCGAGCACCCCGCGGGCACGG